A region of the Edaphobacter lichenicola genome:
CGAGCGCCGTAGCTGCAGAGTGAGAGTCACTGTGTTTGTAATTCTATCTTGAGCGGCGACGGATGCCGATGATTTATTCGAGGATGCGGGCGACTACGTCGTAGTCGTGGGACTCGGTGATCTCGGCGCGGTAGAAGGTGCCGTGGACGAGGGTTTCGTGGGGGCCGAAGTCGTTGATGAAGACCTTGCCGTCGATCTCGGGGGCGTGGAGCGAGGTGCGGCCCTCCCAGAGAAGTTCGGTCTCTTCCGACTCGCCTTCGACGAGGAGGTCGATCTCGCGGCCTACCCACTCGGCTTTGGATTTGGTGCTGATTTTTTGTTGCAGCTTCATCAGCTTGCGACGGCGGGCCTGGATGGTGCGGTTGGGGACCTTTGTTTCGTCGGGAAGGTCAAAGGCCTTGGCGCCCTCTTCGTCGGAGTAGGTGAAGACGCCGAGCCAGTCGATCTGGGCTCTCTTCACGAACTCTGCGAGTTCGTTGAAGTCCTCATCCGTTTCGCCGGGGAAGCCCACGATGAAGCTGGTGCGGATGACGATGCCGGGGACGATGCGGCGGGCCTTGGCGATGAGGTCGAGGAAGATCTGCGCGTTGCCGCCGCGCTTCATCGTTTTGAGGACGCTGGCGCTGGCGTGCTGCAGAGGGACGTCGAGGTACTTTGAGATGGTGTCGTGCTTCGCCATCGTCTCGAGCAGACGCGTGGTGACCTTGTTGGGATAGGTGTAGAGGAAGCGCAGCCAGCGCAGGCCGGGGAGCACGGCGAGGGCGTCGAGCAGCGTTGCAAGGCCGTCGGTGAAGCCGAGGTCTTCGCCGTAGCAGGTGGTGTCCTGGCCGATGAGGGTGATCTCGCGGACGCCCTGCTTGATGAGGTTTTCGGCCTCGGCGATGATCGACGACATGCGGCGCGAGCGGAACTTGCCGCGAAGCTGCGGGATGATGCAGAAGCTGCAGGGGTGATCGCAACCTTCGGCGATCTTGATGTAGGCCGACGCGCGCGGTGTGGTGAGGATGCGCGGGGTGGCGTCGTTGTAGAGATACTCGGGCAGCGCTGCGGCGGCACCGTCCCATGACTCGCGGGAGAAGCGCCCCTGCTGCTGGCGGAGGTCGCCTTCGGGACGGCTGGTGTTGCCGGGGTCTATGCCGACTGGCAGGTGCGCGATGTGGTCGCCGGTGTGGTTCAGCGGCTCGTCGCCGTGGGTCGTGCCTGTTTCGGCGAGAGACTGGACGATGCGAAGTTGCGGCGCGATCTCTCGGTCGTGTTCGGGGTCGGCGAGGGGGCGCGAGTGTTGGGAGACGGCGCTGGGGGCACGGTCGATCAGATTCTGTCCAGCCTGCTGCATGCTGGTCGCTTCGAGCTGCGCGACTTCGCCGTCGGTCTGGGACATGCCGATGGCGTGGGTGTGGATGGTCGCCTCGGGCGTGCCCTGCGGGAGGATGTTGAAGGGCGAGTTGGCCTGCGCGTGGCCGCTGGGCGTGAGGCCTGCTGCGGCGAGGATGGCTTCGAGCTCGCCGGTGCCGACGACTGCGTCCACTTCGGGGATGTTCTTCTGGATCTCGTCGCGGTAACGCTCGACCAGGCAGCCGGCGACGACGATGCGCTGGGCCTTTCCACCATTTTGCTGCTTGTGCTGGACCATCTCGAGGATGGTGTTGACCGACTCCTGCTTGGCCGAGTCGATGAAGCTGCAGGTGTTGATGACGATGATCTCGGCGTCTTCGGCGCGGGGAGTGAGCTCGGCTCCGTTGTGGTGGAGCAGGCCCATCATGACTTCGGAGTCGACGAGGTTTTTGGGACAGCCGAGGGAGACGAAGCCCACCTTGGGGCGGGGCGCAGCAGCCTGGAGAGGTTCGGCTTCGATGGTTGCCAGATTGGTCACAGTCTTATAGTTTAGCAACTTTACCTGCTTCCTGTGCTCTCTGTGCGGGTATCTCCCACCCTGCGTTTTAGTGTCAAAGTCTTCATTCTTTTAGGGTTATGCGCGTACCTGGTGTTCACTGTTGAGGTAAAGTATTGATTTTATTGCGCGCCTCGTTGCAAAGTCTTCATTCTGCTTGGGTTGTGTCGTCTTCGGATCTTTCCTTTGATCTGCGAAAAAGCCCCAGGAATCTGTCCGGGGCTTTTTCTCCTTCTTCTTATGATAGTTGTTGGCGTGGAACTAATGTGCCACGCGGATCTGCTTCCTTATGAGTTGGATAGCGTCGAATGGGGCTTGACAGCGTGGATTGTGGCGTAAAACGCGTCTGGTTTGGAAGATAAATCTTCTCGAAGA
Encoded here:
- the rimO gene encoding 30S ribosomal protein S12 methylthiotransferase RimO, producing MTNLATIEAEPLQAAAPRPKVGFVSLGCPKNLVDSEVMMGLLHHNGAELTPRAEDAEIIVINTCSFIDSAKQESVNTILEMVQHKQQNGGKAQRIVVAGCLVERYRDEIQKNIPEVDAVVGTGELEAILAAAGLTPSGHAQANSPFNILPQGTPEATIHTHAIGMSQTDGEVAQLEATSMQQAGQNLIDRAPSAVSQHSRPLADPEHDREIAPQLRIVQSLAETGTTHGDEPLNHTGDHIAHLPVGIDPGNTSRPEGDLRQQQGRFSRESWDGAAAALPEYLYNDATPRILTTPRASAYIKIAEGCDHPCSFCIIPQLRGKFRSRRMSSIIAEAENLIKQGVREITLIGQDTTCYGEDLGFTDGLATLLDALAVLPGLRWLRFLYTYPNKVTTRLLETMAKHDTISKYLDVPLQHASASVLKTMKRGGNAQIFLDLIAKARRIVPGIVIRTSFIVGFPGETDEDFNELAEFVKRAQIDWLGVFTYSDEEGAKAFDLPDETKVPNRTIQARRRKLMKLQQKISTKSKAEWVGREIDLLVEGESEETELLWEGRTSLHAPEIDGKVFINDFGPHETLVHGTFYRAEITESHDYDVVARILE